A stretch of DNA from Deltaproteobacteria bacterium:
GTATGGTGTCTCCAGAATACCTCAACCATTGGAATTAAAAATTGAGGCAGAGGCTTACAACCTTCTTTCAGCCCGGGATTGAACTTTCTCTCCGTTTTTATAAAATTCAGCAATTTTAAAAAAGGGCTGGCTTGCTTCTCCCAGTCCTTTCCAGTATAATGCCCGCCAATAGGAATGATATCAGCAAAAGGGGCTGGCTTTGGGTTTTACCTGCGGGATCATTGGGCTGCCAAACGCCGGAAAGTCAACCATCTTTAACGCTCTCAGCGCGGCCAGGGCGGAAGTGGCCAATTATCCATTCTGCACCATCAATCCCAATCAGGGTATCGTGCCGGTTCCCGATGATCGTCTGCAAAAGTTGGCTCAGCTTCTCCATCCCGAGAAAGTAACCCCCACCATACTGGAATTTTGGGACATCGCCGGCTTGGTCAAAGGAGCCAGCCAGGGAGAAGGACTGGGTAACCGATTCCTGGGCCATATTCGCAACGTTGATGCCGTGGCGCATGTGGTCCGCTGCTTCGAAGCTGAAAATGTTGTGCACGTTTACGCTTCGGTAGACCCCCGCCGGGACATGGAGATCGTCCAGACGGAACTCATCCTGGCCGATCTGCAAACCGTGGAGAAGCACCTTACCAAAGCAACCCACCAGGCGAAAGTTGGGGATAAAAAATCCTCATCGGAAATTCCCTTCCTTAAGGAGGTTCACGAACGCCTTGGCACGGGCTTCCCGATTAAAGGTTTGACGCTTGCGGAGGAGGGACAGAAAATTCTGCAATCTTTGGAATTGCTCACAGCCAAGCCCCAGCTTTATGTTGCTAACGTCAGTGAAAAAGAGCTAAAGGAGCGCCGTTGGGTTTCTCAGGTGGAAGCATTGGCTGTCTTGGAGAAAGCTCCTGTGGTCGTGATCTGCGGCGACCTGGAGGCGGAAATGGCCGAGCTTGCCGCTGAAGAACGGGCCGAATTTCTGCAAGAGATGGGCTTGGTTGAATCGGCCTTGAACCAGTTAATCCGGGTTGGCTACGAACTTTTGAATCTAATCACTTTCTACACTACCGTGGGTCCGGAACTCAGGGCCTGGACCGTTCCGGTCGGAACCCGGGTGCCGCAAGCTGCCGGGAAAATTCACTCCGACATGGAGCGGGGATTCATCCGCGCCGAGGTTATCTCCTGCCAAGAATTTGTTGACACGGGATCCATGGCGGCAGCCCGGGAAAAAGGATTGATCCGGGTCGAAGGTAAAGATTACATCGTTCAGGATGGCGACATCCTGCATATTCGATTCCATGCCTGAGAAAAACACCTTCCTCCATGATTCCTCCCACGCCAAGGCTGTATTACCCATCGGCCTGATAGCCATTTCGTTCGCTTCCATTCTCATCAAAATATGCGACGCCCCTCCTTTAATCATCGCCGCCTACCGCCTGGGCTTGGCCACGCTGGTCCTTCTTCTCTTTACTTTTCCCCGGACACTCAGGGAACTTCGACAGCTGGGGCGGCAGGAGATTTTTGCGTCGGTCCTGGCCGGGGTCTTCCTTTGTTTCCATTTTGCCCTCTGGATCACCTCCCTGAAATATACCTCGGTGGCCAGCTCGGTGATCTTTGTCACCACCAATCCC
This window harbors:
- the ychF gene encoding redox-regulated ATPase YchF translates to MGFTCGIIGLPNAGKSTIFNALSAARAEVANYPFCTINPNQGIVPVPDDRLQKLAQLLHPEKVTPTILEFWDIAGLVKGASQGEGLGNRFLGHIRNVDAVAHVVRCFEAENVVHVYASVDPRRDMEIVQTELILADLQTVEKHLTKATHQAKVGDKKSSSEIPFLKEVHERLGTGFPIKGLTLAEEGQKILQSLELLTAKPQLYVANVSEKELKERRWVSQVEALAVLEKAPVVVICGDLEAEMAELAAEERAEFLQEMGLVESALNQLIRVGYELLNLITFYTTVGPELRAWTVPVGTRVPQAAGKIHSDMERGFIRAEVISCQEFVDTGSMAAAREKGLIRVEGKDYIVQDGDILHIRFHA